From the Anaerobaca lacustris genome, one window contains:
- a CDS encoding alpha/beta hydrolase family protein has protein sequence MQPMRVIVLLFVVGALIASSGSGQEYGTPDREQPGDEMIQQHLRREAERIHQKFAGDIESPETWERLRPAYKQEYLHMLGLWPMPEKTPLRATVTGTLEGDGYTVEMLHYQSMPGLYVTGNLYRPSQVPAGQRLPAVLYVCGHSFCGRNGNKTAYQSHGIWFARHGYVCLVLDTLQLGEIAAIHHGTYREGRWWWHSRGYTSAGVECLNGIRGIDYLIARPDVDPQRIAVTGISGGGAATFWIAAADERVKVAVPVSGMADLPSYVSNRVINGHCDCMFLYNTFQWPWARIAALIAPRAMLFANSDADPIFPMDANERVINRLERLYSLYGASDFVDAFVSIGGHAYRQDIRQAAYRFINTHLKNDPRVVDDSEVDIPTGPRNQREYAIDQEKLRVFPTDSDIPADELNTTIDRHFVPMARVEPPQKGHYDAWRTAILAELRRVSFGSLSERVPPARPEPTGQWFASEEGIKVHLERIAEGSARVVMVVRNSDPNEDVSTLVRRIGKPGDRVYVCSPRGVDRTRWTQKNPPNYVERSHVLLGRTVDTGRVWDIIATARALRKQGLPVHVAGQGPAAVLAVYAALLEPEIAGAIAVNPPTSHMDADAPQFLNVLRVCDVPDALGMLAPRPLTLEGFDNEALRKVAQIYASADASERLVALPDADGPR, from the coding sequence ATGCAACCGATGCGAGTGATCGTCCTGCTGTTCGTCGTTGGCGCTCTGATCGCCTCCTCGGGGTCGGGCCAGGAATACGGCACGCCGGACCGGGAGCAGCCCGGTGACGAGATGATCCAGCAGCACCTCCGGCGCGAGGCCGAGCGAATCCATCAGAAGTTCGCAGGCGATATCGAGTCTCCGGAGACCTGGGAGAGGCTTCGGCCGGCGTACAAGCAGGAATACCTTCACATGCTGGGCCTGTGGCCGATGCCCGAGAAGACGCCGCTTCGCGCGACCGTCACTGGGACGCTCGAAGGCGACGGATACACGGTCGAGATGTTGCACTACCAGAGCATGCCGGGACTGTACGTCACTGGGAATCTGTATCGGCCCTCGCAGGTTCCAGCAGGTCAGCGGTTGCCTGCCGTGCTCTATGTCTGCGGCCACTCCTTCTGCGGGCGCAACGGCAATAAGACCGCCTACCAGTCACACGGCATCTGGTTTGCCCGCCACGGCTATGTCTGCCTGGTCCTCGACACGCTGCAATTGGGCGAGATCGCCGCGATCCATCACGGTACGTATCGCGAAGGGCGCTGGTGGTGGCATTCACGCGGCTACACCTCAGCGGGCGTCGAGTGCCTCAACGGCATCCGGGGCATCGACTACCTGATCGCCCGGCCCGACGTGGACCCGCAGCGGATCGCGGTCACAGGCATCAGTGGGGGTGGGGCCGCAACGTTCTGGATCGCGGCCGCCGATGAGCGGGTGAAGGTGGCGGTGCCGGTCAGCGGCATGGCCGACCTGCCGTCCTACGTCTCCAATCGCGTGATCAACGGGCACTGCGACTGCATGTTCCTCTACAACACGTTCCAATGGCCGTGGGCCCGCATCGCGGCCCTGATCGCGCCGCGCGCGATGCTGTTTGCCAACAGCGATGCGGACCCGATCTTCCCGATGGACGCCAACGAGCGGGTCATCAACCGACTCGAACGGCTCTACAGCCTCTACGGAGCGAGCGACTTCGTCGATGCGTTCGTCAGCATCGGCGGCCACGCCTACCGCCAGGACATCCGTCAGGCGGCCTATCGCTTCATCAACACACACCTGAAGAACGACCCGCGCGTGGTCGACGACAGCGAGGTGGATATCCCGACCGGTCCGCGCAACCAGCGCGAGTATGCCATCGATCAGGAAAAATTGCGCGTCTTTCCCACGGATTCGGATATTCCCGCCGATGAGCTGAACACCACGATCGACCGACATTTCGTGCCGATGGCCAGGGTCGAGCCGCCACAGAAGGGACACTACGACGCATGGCGGACGGCGATTCTCGCCGAGCTTCGCCGCGTTTCGTTCGGGTCGCTGTCCGAACGAGTCCCGCCGGCCCGGCCGGAACCGACAGGGCAATGGTTTGCCTCAGAGGAAGGAATCAAAGTTCACCTCGAACGAATTGCCGAGGGTTCGGCTCGTGTCGTGATGGTTGTGCGGAATTCCGATCCGAATGAGGATGTCTCGACACTGGTGCGCCGGATCGGCAAGCCGGGCGACCGCGTGTATGTCTGCTCGCCTCGCGGTGTGGACCGGACCCGATGGACGCAGAAGAACCCGCCGAACTACGTCGAGCGATCGCACGTCCTGCTGGGTCGCACAGTCGATACCGGGCGGGTCTGGGACATCATCGCCACCGCCCGCGCCTTGCGCAAACAGGGCCTGCCTGTGCATGTGGCGGGGCAAGGCCCGGCGGCCGTCCTGGCCGTCTACGCCGCCCTGCTGGAGCCCGAGATCGCCGGCGCGATCGCCGTGAACCCGCCCACCTCGCACATGGACGCCGATGCCCCTCAGTTCCTGAACGTGCTGCGGGTCTGCGACGTCCCGGACGCCCTTGGCATGCTCGCGCCACGCCCCCTTACCCTCGAGGGCTTCGATAATGAGGCGTTGCGGAAGGTCGCGCAGATCTACGCCTCGGCGGATGCCTCGGAGAGACTCGTCGCTCTGCCCGATGCAGACGGTCCCAGGTAG
- a CDS encoding asparagine synthase-related protein, whose product MTREIPAQTLDTKQFITDKVAEIQEAVGNETAINALSGGVDSSAVTMLGHRALGDRLRTVFVENGLMREGEAEQVVNFFRALGVTVEVVDAREEFFAALKGVTDPEEKREAITQTFYRNVFGRLVRESRAKCLLQGTILTDIDETVAGIKRQHNVFEQLGIDPQEAFGYRIIEPLIQLRKDGVRKVGKALGLQSELFDRIPFPGPALAARVIGEVTPQRIATVRGATTVVERLLKGTGAFQYMAILHEDRVTGMRDGKRDFGFQIEVRCWDSVDARTATPTRLSFEVLQALAEQIHRDVPGVVSVTYNISSKPPSTLEAI is encoded by the coding sequence GTGACTAGAGAGATTCCCGCACAGACGCTTGACACCAAACAGTTCATCACGGACAAAGTCGCAGAGATCCAGGAGGCGGTCGGAAATGAAACGGCGATCAATGCGCTGTCGGGAGGCGTCGATTCGTCGGCCGTCACGATGCTCGGACACCGGGCCCTCGGCGACCGTCTGAGGACTGTCTTTGTCGAAAACGGCCTGATGCGAGAGGGAGAGGCCGAGCAGGTCGTCAACTTCTTCCGCGCTCTCGGCGTGACCGTGGAGGTGGTCGATGCACGCGAGGAGTTCTTCGCGGCACTCAAGGGAGTGACCGACCCGGAGGAAAAACGTGAGGCGATTACCCAGACGTTCTATCGCAACGTGTTCGGACGCCTCGTCAGGGAAAGCCGAGCCAAATGCCTGTTGCAGGGTACGATCCTGACCGACATCGATGAGACCGTCGCAGGAATCAAGCGGCAGCACAATGTCTTCGAGCAACTCGGAATCGATCCGCAAGAGGCCTTCGGCTATCGCATCATCGAGCCCCTGATCCAGCTCCGCAAGGACGGTGTCCGCAAGGTCGGCAAGGCGCTGGGGCTCCAGAGCGAACTGTTCGATCGCATTCCGTTCCCCGGGCCGGCGCTGGCGGCTCGAGTGATCGGCGAGGTGACGCCGCAACGCATTGCGACCGTGCGTGGAGCGACCACCGTCGTCGAACGCCTGCTGAAAGGCACGGGGGCATTTCAGTACATGGCGATTCTGCACGAGGATCGCGTCACCGGAATGCGGGACGGCAAGCGTGATTTCGGCTTTCAGATCGAGGTACGCTGCTGGGACAGCGTCGACGCCCGCACAGCGACCCCGACCCGGCTGTCGTTCGAGGTTCTCCAGGCCCTTGCCGAGCAGATCCATCGCGACGTGCCCGGTGTGGTCAGCGTGACCTACAATATCAGTTCAAAGCCCCCCTCAACGCTCGAAGCCATCTGA
- a CDS encoding Gfo/Idh/MocA family protein → MEKTKMSETRHVSRRSFIRQATTTGLAGIAVPYYVPAGALGQAGQPSANDRIGVGLIGCGGMGRANLNACASRADVVVTGACDVWKPRSDAVVAQFQGTARPYHDYREMLGAKDIDAVIIASPPHWHCRMAVDACEAGKDLYLQKPMTLHVGESFAVRNAVRRHRRICQVGTQIHASENYRRVVEFIRSGKLGPISVARTFNVMNQGPNGVGDTPNSAPPAEIDWDQWVGPGPMQPFNPLIVRDAYYNCSFMAYSGGWTPGMAPHIIDLPVWALELGYPQSTYCSGGRYVVRDVGDAPDVQEIVWQYPNFTMTWMMSLVNSFAFDFGRGSPARRLGIYFHGLNGTLYSDYGRHEIVPEGDMLADAQPPEKSIPSSPGHEQEWLDCIRSRKQPSCNADYHCRIDVPICLANLSMQLGRAIRFDPTTEKILDDEAARLAVPRYRAPWTFPRQYL, encoded by the coding sequence ATGGAGAAGACGAAAATGTCCGAGACCCGGCACGTATCACGACGCAGCTTCATTCGCCAGGCCACGACGACCGGCCTGGCCGGCATAGCAGTCCCCTACTACGTTCCCGCCGGCGCCCTGGGGCAGGCGGGCCAGCCCAGCGCCAACGATCGGATCGGAGTGGGTCTGATCGGTTGCGGCGGCATGGGCCGGGCCAATCTGAACGCCTGCGCGAGCCGAGCCGATGTGGTCGTCACCGGCGCGTGTGATGTGTGGAAGCCTCGAAGCGACGCGGTGGTGGCCCAATTCCAGGGCACCGCCAGGCCATACCATGACTACCGCGAGATGTTGGGGGCCAAAGACATCGACGCCGTCATCATCGCATCGCCACCCCACTGGCACTGCCGTATGGCGGTCGATGCCTGCGAGGCCGGCAAGGACCTCTACCTGCAGAAGCCCATGACGCTCCATGTCGGCGAGAGCTTCGCCGTTCGCAACGCCGTGCGCCGCCATCGGCGGATCTGCCAGGTCGGCACGCAGATCCACGCCTCGGAGAACTACCGGCGCGTCGTGGAGTTCATTCGCTCGGGCAAGCTCGGGCCGATCAGCGTCGCCCGGACGTTCAACGTGATGAACCAGGGCCCCAACGGCGTCGGCGACACGCCCAACAGCGCTCCGCCGGCCGAGATCGACTGGGACCAGTGGGTTGGTCCCGGCCCGATGCAGCCGTTCAACCCGCTGATCGTCAGAGACGCCTACTACAACTGCTCCTTCATGGCCTACAGCGGCGGCTGGACCCCCGGCATGGCGCCGCACATCATCGATCTGCCGGTCTGGGCGCTGGAATTGGGCTATCCGCAGAGCACCTACTGCTCCGGCGGTCGCTACGTCGTTCGCGACGTCGGCGACGCCCCCGACGTGCAGGAGATCGTGTGGCAATACCCGAACTTCACGATGACCTGGATGATGTCGCTGGTCAACAGCTTTGCTTTCGACTTCGGTCGCGGCAGCCCCGCTCGAAGACTGGGGATCTACTTCCACGGTCTCAATGGGACGCTGTACTCCGACTACGGCCGGCACGAGATCGTCCCGGAAGGGGATATGCTGGCAGACGCGCAGCCGCCGGAGAAGTCGATTCCGTCATCGCCCGGTCACGAGCAGGAGTGGCTCGACTGCATCCGCAGCCGCAAGCAGCCGAGTTGCAACGCCGACTATCACTGCAGGATCGACGTGCCGATCTGCCTGGCCAATCTCTCGATGCAACTGGGCCGGGCCATCCGCTTCGACCCGACGACGGAAAAGATCCTCGACGACGAGGCCGCCCGCCTGGCAGTTCCGCGATATCGGGCGCCGTGGACGTTCCCCCGCCAGTATCTCTGA
- a CDS encoding type II secretion system protein: MTKVLLPSGTRCRKGFTLIELLVVIAIIALLMAILIPTLNMARKQVRGTVCMAALKQWGLCYHLYAQDHESKLPVFIGGTHQTTYMDSLRPYYADINKMRTCPSATQVATGNPTGAQAQSFFGYTRNAWQIDVAQAEWMADTDWGIGSFGENSWLRNSMDAGGNRLQTDLTWAAIDVKGIKDVPFIGDARWNNAWPDSSDPVPGDVATEEQMFHIGNWSRMVCYAMRRHRAGLNICFGDASVRYVRAEDLWTLRWNRQSQPVDVGDNLRWMTAW, encoded by the coding sequence ATGACGAAGGTCCTTCTTCCGAGCGGAACGAGATGCCGCAAAGGCTTCACGTTGATCGAGTTGCTTGTGGTCATCGCCATCATCGCCCTGCTCATGGCGATCCTGATCCCGACGTTGAACATGGCCCGCAAGCAGGTGCGAGGCACGGTCTGCATGGCGGCATTGAAGCAGTGGGGTCTGTGCTATCACCTCTATGCCCAGGACCACGAGTCGAAGCTTCCCGTCTTTATCGGGGGCACCCACCAGACTACGTACATGGACTCGCTGCGACCCTACTACGCCGACATCAACAAGATGCGGACCTGTCCATCGGCAACGCAGGTTGCCACGGGAAACCCGACCGGCGCGCAAGCCCAGAGTTTCTTCGGGTATACCCGCAATGCCTGGCAGATCGACGTGGCGCAGGCCGAATGGATGGCCGACACCGACTGGGGCATCGGCAGTTTCGGAGAGAATTCCTGGCTGCGGAATTCGATGGACGCCGGCGGCAACCGGCTGCAGACGGACCTGACGTGGGCGGCTATCGACGTCAAGGGCATCAAGGATGTTCCTTTCATCGGCGATGCGAGGTGGAACAACGCCTGGCCCGACTCCAGCGATCCTGTGCCGGGCGATGTGGCAACCGAGGAGCAGATGTTCCATATCGGCAACTGGTCGCGCATGGTATGCTATGCCATGCGGCGCCACAGAGCCGGCCTCAACATCTGCTTCGGCGATGCGAGCGTCCGATACGTACGGGCCGAAGACTTGTGGACGCTCCGGTGGAATCGGCAATCGCAACCGGTGGATGTCGGGGACAACCTCCGCTGGATGACCGCATGGTAG
- a CDS encoding Gfo/Idh/MocA family protein — translation MTKRHYGVLVHGAGWVATQHVQAFLNNPHADVVAISSRRLASAQCLADQYGLSGAVCYDSLDAALKHDSVDIVCVCTPQHVHCENVLAAAAAGKHIVIEKPAANSLEELYAMQDAVRKAGVKTVVSFVLRWNPLFQTIKRLIATGALGQVYCVETDYQSYNGAWWGGWEDGRKKATAVSAMAVAGCHAIDALRWFAAPDEFEAADPVEVFAYAGGRRKGKTHQYNPITNTWQDYAPMEYDGLEMALVRFANGTLGKVSVNFECVQPYTFPIEVFGDRGSIRNNRLWSAAFPGQKDWIEVPTICPDSSDVSHHPFQGQIDHFIGCLQSDVESHCNLDDAVKTHEVVFAAQQCYQSRRPVSLPLRDDA, via the coding sequence ATGACGAAGCGACACTATGGAGTCCTGGTGCACGGAGCGGGTTGGGTAGCGACCCAGCATGTCCAGGCGTTCCTGAACAACCCCCACGCCGACGTGGTGGCCATCTCCAGTCGGCGCCTGGCCAGCGCACAGTGTCTGGCCGACCAATATGGGCTGAGCGGGGCCGTCTGCTATGACAGTCTGGACGCCGCTCTGAAACACGACAGTGTGGACATCGTCTGCGTGTGCACCCCTCAGCACGTGCACTGCGAGAATGTCCTGGCCGCGGCGGCGGCCGGCAAGCACATCGTGATTGAGAAGCCTGCGGCCAACTCACTCGAAGAGTTGTACGCGATGCAGGACGCGGTGCGGAAGGCGGGCGTCAAGACTGTTGTCAGCTTCGTGCTGCGCTGGAATCCGCTCTTTCAGACGATCAAGCGGCTCATCGCCACCGGCGCCCTGGGGCAGGTCTATTGCGTCGAGACGGACTATCAGTCGTACAACGGCGCCTGGTGGGGTGGCTGGGAGGACGGCCGCAAGAAGGCGACCGCCGTCAGTGCAATGGCCGTGGCGGGTTGTCATGCCATCGATGCCCTGCGCTGGTTTGCGGCGCCGGATGAGTTCGAGGCCGCCGATCCGGTCGAGGTCTTCGCCTATGCGGGAGGCCGACGCAAGGGCAAGACGCATCAGTACAATCCCATAACCAACACGTGGCAGGACTATGCGCCGATGGAGTACGACGGCCTGGAGATGGCCCTCGTGCGCTTCGCCAACGGGACCCTCGGCAAGGTCTCGGTCAACTTCGAGTGCGTTCAGCCGTACACCTTTCCCATCGAGGTCTTCGGCGATCGCGGCTCGATCAGGAACAACCGCCTCTGGTCGGCCGCCTTCCCCGGACAGAAAGACTGGATCGAGGTCCCCACCATCTGCCCGGACTCCAGCGACGTATCCCACCACCCGTTCCAGGGCCAGATCGATCACTTCATCGGGTGCCTGCAAAGCGACGTGGAATCCCACTGCAATCTCGACGACGCCGTCAAGACCCACGAGGTGGTCTTCGCGGCCCAGCAGTGCTACCAAAGCCGTCGTCCGGTGTCCCTGCCCCTGCGGGACGACGCCTGA
- a CDS encoding DUF6807 family protein, producing MFLVRAVLIGTLVVVCGLSPVSVAGEADAPLVRAARDPHTGQVVVTEAGRPVLQYNYLTVQPPAGYVESIAEGNRRYARARSNYIHPLYGPDGEVLTQDWSVDHPHHRGIYWAWPEVDWRGQRGDLHALQTVIARPTANVKLRSGAEHARIEAESLWLWEDQTPIVREVAVICVHRAGAEGRHIDLAFHFEALADDVALARRGTDAYGGLNIRLSPIQQMRLVHHADRAGADPRRAWSDSLGIRQEGNRSVGLAVFEKASNPDYPGDYIEYPDLPWFQPTFPAQGTRYVLTKGKTLTLQYRLWIRPGGQTSETMYTRQWELFNDTPKPTSGRMRP from the coding sequence ATGTTCCTCGTCAGAGCAGTTCTCATCGGTACTCTCGTTGTCGTCTGTGGCCTGTCGCCTGTCTCTGTAGCTGGAGAGGCGGACGCGCCGCTCGTTCGGGCGGCCAGAGACCCGCACACGGGCCAGGTCGTCGTCACGGAGGCCGGTCGGCCCGTCTTGCAGTATAACTACCTGACAGTCCAGCCTCCGGCGGGTTATGTCGAGTCGATCGCCGAAGGCAATCGCCGCTATGCCAGGGCCCGGAGCAACTACATCCACCCTTTGTACGGGCCGGACGGCGAGGTCTTGACGCAGGATTGGTCGGTGGACCATCCCCATCATCGGGGCATCTACTGGGCGTGGCCCGAGGTGGACTGGCGCGGACAACGGGGCGACCTCCATGCCCTTCAGACCGTCATCGCCCGTCCGACGGCTAACGTTAAACTCCGCAGCGGCGCCGAGCACGCTCGGATCGAGGCCGAGAGCCTGTGGCTGTGGGAGGACCAGACACCCATCGTGCGTGAGGTGGCTGTCATCTGCGTGCATCGGGCAGGGGCGGAAGGCCGGCATATCGATCTGGCCTTTCACTTCGAGGCCCTGGCCGACGATGTGGCGCTGGCGCGTCGCGGCACGGATGCCTACGGCGGGCTGAACATCCGTCTATCGCCGATTCAGCAGATGCGACTGGTCCACCATGCCGATCGAGCCGGGGCCGACCCGCGTCGGGCCTGGTCGGACAGTCTCGGCATCCGCCAAGAGGGCAATCGGTCGGTCGGCCTGGCCGTGTTCGAGAAGGCCAGCAATCCCGACTACCCCGGCGATTACATCGAGTATCCCGATCTGCCGTGGTTCCAGCCCACGTTTCCCGCCCAAGGCACGCGCTATGTACTGACAAAGGGCAAGACACTCACGCTCCAATACCGGCTGTGGATTCGGCCGGGCGGCCAGACGAGCGAAACGATGTACACAAGGCAGTGGGAACTCTTCAACGACACCCCCAAACCAACGAGTGGGAGAATGCGGCCATGA
- a CDS encoding uroporphyrinogen decarboxylase family protein — protein sequence MERKRTVSRSGGDKHLAADETTPARTSGLRGDARPGSRFSTERRQNVLRTVRWGRPDYIPMHFHINEACWHHYPAAALEELMESHPFLFPDFAGAGTGRTELDYPIIERPSRPFVDGWGCRWETTLEGMVGTVTDHPLASWAAFEGYAAPDPQADSGKGPIDWVQIARNIERSRSCGELTMGGLRHGHTFQTLVDIRGYENLLFDMVDHDPRLTRLIEMVEQFNAAIVRRYLYLSVEWMCYPEDLGMQTGPMLSPEMFRSFIKPSYERLMQPARDAGCIIHMHSDGRIRDLLDDLIDGGVDVVNLQDLVNGIDWIKDKLAGRVCIDLDIDRQTVTPAGTPEQIDALVREEVTKLGSKEGGLMMIYGLYPGVPLENVKALMDAMERYAGFHA from the coding sequence ATGGAACGCAAGAGAACCGTATCCCGCTCAGGCGGCGACAAGCATCTCGCTGCAGACGAGACGACGCCGGCTCGGACTTCCGGACTGCGGGGCGACGCTCGGCCGGGCAGCAGATTCTCGACCGAGAGGCGGCAAAACGTTCTGCGTACGGTCCGATGGGGTCGCCCCGATTACATCCCCATGCACTTTCACATCAACGAGGCCTGTTGGCACCATTACCCGGCCGCAGCTTTGGAAGAGTTGATGGAGTCGCATCCCTTCCTGTTTCCGGATTTCGCCGGGGCGGGTACCGGCCGGACCGAGCTGGACTATCCGATCATCGAACGCCCCAGCCGACCGTTTGTAGACGGCTGGGGCTGCCGGTGGGAGACCACCCTGGAAGGCATGGTCGGTACGGTCACGGATCATCCTCTGGCAAGCTGGGCGGCGTTCGAAGGGTATGCAGCCCCCGACCCGCAGGCCGATTCCGGCAAGGGGCCGATCGACTGGGTGCAGATCGCGCGAAACATCGAGCGGTCGCGATCCTGCGGAGAGCTGACGATGGGGGGGCTGCGCCACGGGCATACGTTCCAGACACTGGTGGACATTCGCGGGTATGAGAACCTCCTGTTCGACATGGTGGATCACGATCCGCGCCTGACACGTCTGATTGAGATGGTCGAGCAGTTCAACGCCGCGATCGTGCGGCGATATCTCTATCTCAGCGTCGAATGGATGTGCTATCCGGAAGACCTTGGCATGCAGACCGGTCCGATGCTCTCGCCCGAGATGTTCCGTTCGTTCATCAAGCCCAGTTACGAACGCCTGATGCAGCCGGCCCGCGACGCCGGCTGCATCATTCACATGCACTCCGACGGCCGGATTCGCGATCTGCTGGACGATCTCATCGACGGCGGCGTGGACGTCGTCAACCTGCAGGACCTGGTCAACGGCATCGACTGGATCAAGGACAAGCTGGCGGGGCGCGTGTGTATCGATCTCGACATCGATCGTCAGACGGTCACACCGGCCGGCACGCCGGAGCAGATCGACGCCCTTGTCCGGGAAGAAGTGACCAAACTGGGATCGAAAGAGGGAGGGCTGATGATGATCTATGGACTGTACCCCGGAGTGCCGCTGGAAAACGTCAAGGCCCTGATGGATGCCATGGAGCGATATGCCGGCTTCCACGCATGA